The following proteins are co-located in the Xyrauchen texanus isolate HMW12.3.18 chromosome 43, RBS_HiC_50CHRs, whole genome shotgun sequence genome:
- the LOC127635668 gene encoding GTPase IMAP family member 7-like, translating to MACLRRCCCSCCSRSGSTQQSRTLRIVMIGKTGVGKSAVGNTILGKEVFESAPDANSVTRRCQKKMVHDQRDIYVIDTPGILDTNLDEREKIKKEIVRCIQVSAPGPHVFLLVMQIGRFTAEEHNSVKALQEIFGDEASKYMIVVFTHVDSLKSQTIEDYVEKGHKELRKVIQSCGSRYVAFNNNNIKNRAQVKKLIEKIDEMVAANGGECFTQDMYKEAEEKIQQQDMEREEAELLDYDFKFVRTLDERVILFQQILMEGLEKDAKNNGIYAQNQKKHLS from the exons ATGGCCTGTCTAAGAAGGTGCTGTTGTTCGTGTTGTTCCCGCTCTGGTTCTACTCAACAAA gCCGAACGCTTCGCATAGTAATGATTGGAAAAACTGGAGTCGGAAAAAGCGCTGTGGGAAACACCATCCTTGGTAAAGAGGTTTTTGAATCAGCCCCTGATGCAAACTCTGTCACTCGCAGGTGCCAAAAAAAAATGGTTCATGACCAAAGAGACATTTATGTGATTGACACACCTGGAATCTTGGACACTAACTTGGATGAAAGAGAGAAAATcaaaaaagaaattgtgagatGCATTCAGGTTTCAGCACCAGGCCCTCATGTGTTCCTGCTGGTGATGCAGATTGGCCGTTTCACAGCTGAGGAGCATAATTCAGTCAAAGCCCTGCAAGAGATCTTCGGTGACGAAGCTTCTAAATACATGATAGTAGTCTTTACCCATGTAGATTCCCTCAAGAGTCAAACAATAGAAGACTATGTTGAAAAAGGTCACAAAGAACTCCGTAAAGTAATCCAGAGTTGCGGTTCTCGATATGTTGCctttaataacaataacataaaaaatcGAGCTCAAGTGAAGAAATTAATTGAGAAGATTGATGAAATGGTGGCAGCCAATGGGGGAGAATGCTTCACACAGGATATGTACAAAGAAGCTGAAGAGAAAATTCAGCAACAGGACATGGAGAGAGAGGAGGCAGAGCTTCTGGATTATGACTTTAAATTTGTCAGGACTCTCGATGAGAGAGTCATTTTGTTTCAGCAAATACTGATGGAAGGTCTTGAAAAGGATGCTAAAAATAATGGCATTTATGCGCAGAATCAGAAAAAACACCTTTCATGA
- the LOC127635654 gene encoding GTPase IMAP family member 8-like, protein MRDAELFKQVMEEWKRMQRKQAHESSNVTHQASGEENIYEEVDTFDTMEEITEVPKASEKNKGENVQSSGGDYMITVVLLGKNSKEKCLIGNTILGSDRFQTENVICEKAEGNVAGQKVCIINTPDLFHRPSSDQETDIVEEIQPSYPGQRVFLLVLQDSKLSTEEMEMLTQLKMKFKPKMLESTIIVLVDSEKNQSSCKMDHQERNNYKTVLFVCENRVYNYNKDMKNTELIKQLMGHMESMQKNRAFEPGKERSYENIPPRDFMDLTSTQIRPVNEVHPPVAMAVRDFMSIVLLGQTGSGKSATGNTILKKQHFESYASSVPVTEVCQMAEETVCGIKIRVIDTPDFFNEDLKNQNEQIKMCKKLILTGPVVYLLVMQLGRFTDGERDILPHLKREFGEDVLVNTLILFTCKEKLKDMTLDDYISKTNPELQDLIKVCKSKCHAFNNNDKSHHQVKKLMSLILDMQKDISITKAFHHNKINNRKNCKIL, encoded by the exons ATGAGAGATGCTGAGCTGTTTAAACAGGTAAtggaagaatggaaaagaatgcaACGGAAGCAAGCACATGAATCGAGCAATGTCACTCATCAAGCATCCGGTGAAGAGAA TATATATGAGGAAGTTGATACCTTTGATACAATGGAGGAAATAACTGAAGTTCCAAAGGCGTCAGAGAAAAACAAAG GGGAGAACGTCCAGTCATCTGGAGGTGACTACATGATCACAGTGGTGCTGCTGGGAAAGAACAGCAAGGAAAAGTGTCTGATAGGGAACACCATTCTTGGGAGCGATCGTTTTCAaacagaaaatgtaatttgtgagaAGGCTGAGGGAAACGTAGCTGGTCAGAAGGTCTGTATTATTAACACTCCAGACTTATTCCATAGACCAAGCTCAGACCAAGAAACTGACATTGTTGAGGAGATCCAGCCATCGTATCCAGGTCAACGTGTGTTCCTTCTGGTACTGCAGGATAGCAAGCTCTCAACAGAAGAAATGGAGATGTTAACCCAACTGAAGATGAAGTTTAAACCAAAAATGTTGGAAAGCACAATTATTGTGCTGGTTGACAGTGAAAAAAATCAGTCTTCATGTAAAATGGACCATCAGGAAAGAAACAACTACAAAACTGTTCTGTTTGTGTGCGAAAACAGAGTTTATAATTATAACAAAGACATGAAAAATACAGAGCTGATCAAACAACTGATGGGACATATGGAAAGCATGCAGAAGAATCGTGCATTTGAACCTGGCAAAGAAAG GTCATATGAAAATATTCCACCCAGAGATTTTATGGATCTAACGTCAACACAAATCAGACCAG TAAATGAGGTGCATCCGCCGGTAGCCATGGCTGTCAGGGACTTCATGAGCATTGTGCTGCTGGGACAGACAGGAAGTGGGAAGAGTGCCACAGGAAACACCATCcttaaaaagcaacattttgaatCTTATGCCAGTTCTGTGCCAGTAACGGAGGTGTGTCAGATGGCAGAGGAGACAGTTTGTGGAATCAAGATAAGAGTCATAGACACCCCAGATTTCTTTAACGAAGACCTTAAAAACCAGAATGAACAGATTAAGATGTGTAAAAAGCTCATTCTGACAGGGCCTGTTGTGTATTTGCTGGTCATGCAGCTCGGCCGATtcacagatggagagagagatatTCTCCCACACTTGAAAAGAGAGTTTGGTGAGGATGTACTTGTGAACACTTTGATTCTTTTCACTTGTAAAGAGAAGCTGAAGGACATGACTTTAGATGATTACATCAGTAAAACAAACCCAGAGCTTCAAGACCTGATAAAAGTCTGTAAATCAAAATGTCATGCATTTAACAACAACGACAAAAGCCATCATCAGGTGAAAAAACTTATGTCCCTAATTTTGGACATGCAGAAGGACATTTCTATAACAAAAGCTTTCCATCATAACAAGATAAACAACAGAAAAAACTGCAAAATCTTGTAG